A region from the Kineothrix sp. IPX-CK genome encodes:
- a CDS encoding iron-containing alcohol dehydrogenase, whose translation MLNFDLHIPTRILFGRDTHKEIGTLLQPHAKKVLLHFGGTSIKKSGLYDAVTASLKESDLEFVELGGVVPNPRVSLVREGIALCRKEGVDLILAVGGGSVIDSAKAIAMGVCCEGDVWELYEQQKPITKALPVATILTIPAAGSESSNGTVVTNEEKQMKLGYGSVHLRPLLSVMNPELFFTLPKNQIANGVADMMSHIFERYFTNTVHTDLTDGLCETTLRTIMKNAVRVFSDVRDYDAWCQVGFGGTIAHNDLLGLGREQDWACHGMEHELSAIYDVAHGAGLAVLTPAWMQYVYKTNANMFVQFAVNVMGVEGSYRDPDAIVMEGIARLRGFYKKMGLPSTLSELGIDESKLEVMAKKATGETYGAEQPLGNLKKLYWQDVLEIYKLAK comes from the coding sequence ATGTTGAATTTTGATTTACACATCCCTACACGTATTTTATTCGGCAGGGATACACACAAGGAAATCGGTACTTTGTTACAGCCCCATGCCAAGAAGGTGTTGCTTCACTTCGGCGGGACCAGTATTAAAAAAAGCGGCTTGTATGATGCGGTAACTGCCTCCTTGAAAGAAAGTGATCTGGAATTTGTTGAGCTTGGAGGTGTGGTTCCCAATCCCCGGGTATCTCTGGTCCGTGAAGGGATCGCCCTTTGCAGAAAAGAGGGTGTAGATTTGATTCTCGCTGTGGGCGGAGGCAGCGTCATTGATTCGGCGAAAGCCATCGCCATGGGCGTATGCTGCGAAGGTGATGTATGGGAGCTCTATGAACAGCAAAAACCGATTACAAAAGCGCTGCCGGTTGCAACGATTCTGACGATCCCGGCGGCAGGCAGCGAGTCCAGCAACGGTACGGTAGTTACTAACGAGGAGAAACAGATGAAGCTTGGGTATGGAAGTGTTCATCTGCGCCCTTTGCTCAGTGTCATGAATCCGGAATTGTTCTTTACATTGCCCAAAAATCAAATAGCAAACGGTGTAGCTGATATGATGAGTCATATCTTTGAGCGTTATTTTACAAATACGGTGCATACTGATTTGACAGACGGATTATGTGAGACAACGCTGAGAACTATTATGAAAAATGCTGTGCGTGTATTTTCGGATGTTCGCGACTATGATGCATGGTGCCAGGTTGGATTTGGAGGAACAATAGCCCATAATGATTTGCTGGGACTTGGCCGTGAACAGGATTGGGCCTGCCACGGTATGGAGCACGAGCTTAGTGCTATCTATGATGTAGCTCATGGTGCCGGACTGGCCGTATTGACTCCCGCCTGGATGCAGTACGTTTATAAGACGAATGCTAACATGTTCGTCCAGTTTGCGGTAAATGTAATGGGAGTGGAAGGCAGCTACCGCGATCCCGACGCCATTGTGATGGAAGGTATTGCACGTCTGCGCGGTTTCTATAAGAAAATGGGGCTTCCATCTACCCTTTCGGAGCTTGGCATTGACGAAAGTAAACTGGAAGTGATGGCAAAAAAAGCAACGGGAGAAACTTATGGCGCCGAGCAGCCTCTTGGCAACTTGAAGAAACTGTACTGGCAGGATGTGCTTGAAATTTATAAGCTCGCTAAATAA
- a CDS encoding aldo/keto reductase, with product MKSLRDGYELHNGVKIPCVGFGTYQIPNGESAVSAVKNALGSGYRHIDTAAGYGNEESVGIAVKQSGISRDEIFITSKLQNPEHGYENTMRAFEQTMKNLDMDYLDLYLIHWPNPIKFRNEWQSANAGTWKAFEELYKTGRIRAIGISNFHPRHIDELMKTATIEPMVNQIRLCPGDTQDEVVSYCKERNIVLEAYSPLGTGQLFEVPDMQAIAQKYGKTIAQIGIRWSLQKGYLPLPKAVSESHIRENADIFDFELSEQDVQVISDLKGCCGYSQNPDLATF from the coding sequence ATGAAATCACTAAGAGATGGTTACGAATTACATAATGGAGTGAAAATCCCATGTGTAGGGTTCGGCACATATCAGATACCAAATGGAGAGTCTGCGGTATCTGCTGTGAAAAATGCCCTTGGATCAGGTTATCGTCATATTGACACCGCGGCAGGGTATGGCAATGAGGAGAGTGTCGGCATTGCGGTAAAGCAAAGCGGCATCAGCAGAGATGAGATTTTTATTACCAGTAAGCTGCAAAACCCGGAACATGGTTATGAAAATACAATGAGAGCATTTGAACAGACGATGAAAAATCTGGATATGGATTATTTGGATTTATATTTGATTCATTGGCCCAACCCGATTAAATTCAGAAACGAATGGCAGTCGGCGAATGCAGGAACATGGAAAGCCTTTGAAGAATTATATAAGACTGGCCGTATACGCGCCATAGGAATCAGTAATTTTCATCCCCGTCATATAGATGAGCTTATGAAAACCGCAACGATTGAACCCATGGTAAATCAAATACGTCTTTGCCCCGGAGATACACAGGATGAGGTTGTGAGCTATTGTAAGGAACGTAATATCGTATTGGAGGCGTATAGCCCTCTCGGAACAGGGCAGCTTTTTGAAGTGCCTGATATGCAGGCTATTGCGCAAAAATATGGGAAAACTATTGCACAGATAGGGATCCGGTGGAGTCTGCAGAAGGGATATTTACCTCTGCCTAAGGCAGTATCGGAATCCCACATAAGAGAGAATGCCGATATTTTTGATTTTGAACTTTCCGAACAGGATGTTCAGGTTATTTCAGATTTAAAGGGATGCTGCGGGTATTCTCAGAATCCGGATTTGGCTACTTTTTAA
- a CDS encoding aldo/keto reductase codes for MKTMKLGQSNLQVPVIAVGCMRMKDLNKKDAEHLVQTALEDGANFFDHADVYGRGASEEIFADAIHMNDTVREKIILQSKCGIRKVENTFDFSKEHILESVDGILKRLKTDYLDVLLLHRPDALVEPEEVAEAFDKLYSSGKVRNFGVSNHNPMQIQLLQKSLNQPIVANQLQLSITHATMISSGIHVNMLDETAVNRDGSILDFCRLNDITIQPWSPFQYGFFEGVFLDNEKFPELNAKINEIAAKYEVTNTTIALSWILRHPAHMQPVTGTMNPERLKDCIKAADIYLTRQEWYDIYRAAGNILP; via the coding sequence ATGAAAACTATGAAATTAGGACAATCGAATTTACAAGTGCCGGTGATTGCGGTCGGCTGTATGCGCATGAAAGATCTGAATAAAAAAGATGCTGAGCATTTGGTGCAGACCGCTTTAGAGGACGGTGCTAATTTTTTTGATCATGCCGATGTCTATGGCAGGGGAGCAAGCGAAGAAATATTTGCGGACGCCATTCATATGAACGATACTGTGCGCGAAAAGATTATCCTGCAATCCAAGTGTGGAATCAGGAAGGTGGAGAATACCTTTGATTTTTCCAAGGAGCATATATTAGAGTCGGTAGATGGAATCTTAAAACGCCTGAAAACCGATTATTTGGATGTTCTTCTCCTGCATCGTCCGGATGCATTGGTTGAGCCGGAAGAAGTTGCCGAGGCATTTGATAAGCTCTATAGCAGTGGAAAGGTTCGAAACTTTGGTGTATCCAATCACAATCCTATGCAAATACAGCTGCTTCAAAAATCGTTGAATCAGCCTATCGTGGCAAACCAACTGCAGTTGAGCATCACCCATGCCACTATGATTTCATCGGGTATCCATGTCAATATGCTGGATGAGACGGCAGTTAACCGCGATGGAAGTATATTAGATTTCTGCCGTTTGAACGATATCACAATACAGCCGTGGTCACCTTTCCAATACGGATTTTTTGAAGGTGTTTTCTTAGATAATGAGAAGTTCCCGGAGCTGAATGCCAAGATTAATGAAATTGCCGCTAAATATGAAGTGACGAACACCACGATCGCGTTGTCCTGGATCCTGCGTCATCCTGCACATATGCAGCCTGTAACAGGAACAATGAATCCCGAGCGGTTAAAAGATTGTATAAAGGCAGCAGATATTTATTTGACTCGTCAGGAGTGGTATGACATTTATCGCGCGGCGGGGAATATTCTGCCTTAA
- a CDS encoding metal ABC transporter solute-binding protein, Zn/Mn family, whose protein sequence is MNNKIKSLLGTVLSLTLLLAGCSAPAESAESGTDKLNVVATTTMLTDLAEEIGGERITANGLMGPGIDPHLYQASAGDVSLMQKADVVVYNGLHLEGKMGEIFENLSTQGSTVICIENGLDESMLLAWENDSSVHDPHIWFDVSLWKQAAKAVAEGLTQADPEGKADYEANLESYLKELDETDTYIRNRVTELPESQRVLVTAHDAFQYFGKAYGFEVRGLQGISTDAEAGTSDVSALADFIVERQIKAIFVESSVPPKTIEALQAAVKAKGFDVAIGGELYSDSLGGADSGAETYILTVKANIDTIVDALK, encoded by the coding sequence ATGAACAATAAGATTAAAAGCCTTCTTGGCACAGTTCTAAGTTTGACATTATTACTTGCGGGCTGCTCAGCTCCCGCAGAAAGCGCAGAGTCAGGGACGGATAAATTGAATGTAGTCGCTACTACTACCATGCTGACCGATCTGGCAGAGGAAATCGGAGGCGAACGCATCACTGCCAATGGTCTTATGGGACCCGGCATCGATCCTCATCTGTATCAAGCCAGTGCAGGAGATGTTTCTCTGATGCAGAAAGCAGATGTTGTAGTATATAACGGTTTGCATCTCGAAGGGAAAATGGGTGAAATATTTGAAAATCTGTCCACCCAGGGTTCTACTGTCATTTGTATTGAAAATGGACTGGATGAATCTATGCTTCTGGCCTGGGAAAACGACAGTTCGGTCCATGATCCCCATATTTGGTTTGATGTTTCCCTATGGAAGCAAGCGGCAAAAGCTGTTGCGGAGGGGCTGACTCAGGCTGATCCGGAAGGAAAAGCAGATTATGAAGCCAATTTAGAATCTTATTTGAAAGAGTTGGATGAAACGGATACATACATCCGCAATCGTGTGACGGAGCTGCCGGAATCACAGCGAGTACTGGTTACCGCTCATGATGCATTTCAATATTTCGGCAAAGCATACGGATTTGAAGTGAGGGGCCTGCAGGGAATCAGCACCGACGCAGAGGCGGGCACGTCCGATGTGAGTGCTCTGGCAGATTTCATTGTAGAAAGACAAATCAAGGCAATCTTTGTGGAATCCTCCGTACCGCCTAAGACCATTGAAGCCTTGCAAGCCGCAGTAAAAGCAAAAGGCTTTGATGTCGCCATAGGCGGAGAGTTGTATTCCGACTCCCTGGGAGGCGCAGATTCAGGAGCCGAAACTTACATTCTGACCGTAAAAGCAAATATTGATACGATTGTGGATGCTTTAAAATAG
- a CDS encoding lactate utilization protein, with product MDGNISWFINKQVEKVINGLEKHNMKGIFVKDEEELIEILKEFIQEDSVVGTGDSITLLETGVLDFLREGNYIFLDKYRDGITSEEKRQIYIQNFSADTFLCSTNALTEEGELYNIDGNGSRVAPMIYGPKQVIIVAGINKLVKNLEEAERRVRNYAAPIDAKRLGKDTPCTKLGHCVDCKSPDRICNDFVTITRQFVKDRIKVIIVAKQLGY from the coding sequence ATGGATGGAAATATTTCATGGTTTATAAATAAACAAGTTGAAAAAGTGATAAACGGATTAGAAAAGCATAATATGAAAGGAATCTTTGTAAAGGATGAAGAGGAATTAATAGAAATATTAAAAGAATTCATTCAGGAGGATTCTGTTGTTGGAACAGGCGATTCCATTACTCTTCTGGAAACCGGAGTTTTAGATTTTCTGCGCGAAGGAAACTATATTTTCCTGGATAAATACAGGGACGGAATTACGAGCGAAGAAAAACGGCAGATTTATATACAGAATTTCTCGGCAGACACGTTCCTTTGCAGCACGAATGCTTTGACGGAAGAGGGAGAACTTTATAACATCGACGGGAATGGAAGCAGAGTGGCCCCAATGATATATGGACCGAAGCAAGTCATAATAGTTGCCGGAATAAATAAACTGGTTAAAAATCTCGAAGAGGCGGAAAGAAGGGTTAGAAATTATGCCGCGCCTATTGATGCGAAGAGGTTAGGGAAGGACACGCCATGCACTAAGCTGGGGCATTGTGTGGATTGTAAAAGTCCGGATAGGATATGCAATGATTTTGTGACCATAACAAGACAGTTTGTTAAGGATAGGATAAAGGTAATTATTGTGGCGAAGCAGCTGGGATATTAA
- a CDS encoding metal ABC transporter permease: MCEGEIEFCINWKEVSRMSPQIEIQIIAVIVAVACALPGVFLVLRKMSMMSDSITHTILLGIVLAFFVTYDLSSPLLIAGAALMGVMTVWLTEMLSRTRLLAEDAAIGVVFPLLFSIAIILVTRYAGSVHLDTDSVLLGELAFAPFDRMVIGGKDIGAKAIYTTGILLLINLSAIIIFFKELKAATFDPMLAAVLGFSPALMHYGLMTLVSLTTVGAFQAVGSVLVVAFMIGPPVTAYLLTDDLKHMLILSGGIGAVNGILGYQAATMFDVSIAGSMAVVTGLVFLAVFIFAPRRGLIGSLLRRKTQKIEFAKTMLLFHLFNHESSAEEDSKAGVNTIPAHLHWTVEFTSKIIKLLEHEGYIKLSDGLTKLTDEGRSASIHNYNSLFSK, from the coding sequence ATGTGCGAAGGAGAAATAGAATTTTGTATAAACTGGAAGGAGGTAAGCCGGATGTCCCCTCAAATTGAAATTCAAATCATTGCTGTCATTGTGGCGGTAGCTTGTGCTCTTCCCGGAGTTTTTCTGGTACTCCGTAAGATGTCTATGATGTCTGACTCCATTACCCATACGATACTGTTAGGGATAGTGCTTGCTTTTTTCGTCACCTATGACCTTTCCTCCCCACTGCTCATTGCGGGTGCGGCGTTAATGGGTGTTATGACCGTCTGGCTGACGGAAATGCTGAGCCGGACCCGGCTCCTGGCAGAAGATGCTGCCATCGGTGTGGTTTTTCCGCTGCTCTTTTCCATCGCCATCATCCTGGTTACCCGCTACGCAGGTTCCGTTCACCTGGATACCGATTCAGTGCTTTTGGGAGAGCTGGCCTTCGCCCCCTTCGACCGCATGGTCATCGGCGGCAAAGACATTGGTGCGAAGGCAATCTACACAACCGGGATACTGTTACTGATCAATCTTAGCGCCATTATTATATTCTTTAAGGAATTGAAGGCAGCGACCTTTGATCCCATGCTCGCCGCGGTATTGGGTTTCTCTCCGGCATTGATGCACTATGGCTTAATGACGCTTGTATCCCTGACTACCGTCGGCGCATTTCAGGCGGTGGGCTCGGTGCTGGTCGTAGCCTTTATGATCGGACCTCCGGTAACGGCTTATTTGCTGACGGACGATCTCAAACATATGCTGATCTTAAGCGGCGGGATCGGAGCCGTCAACGGCATCCTCGGTTATCAGGCCGCAACAATGTTTGATGTCTCCATCGCCGGCAGCATGGCAGTGGTGACCGGATTGGTTTTTCTGGCCGTTTTTATTTTTGCTCCCCGCAGAGGACTGATTGGTTCATTGCTCAGACGCAAGACACAGAAAATTGAGTTTGCTAAAACAATGCTTCTTTTTCACCTGTTTAACCATGAGTCCAGTGCTGAAGAAGATTCAAAAGCAGGCGTTAATACTATACCGGCACATCTGCACTGGACGGTCGAATTCACATCAAAAATTATCAAGTTATTAGAGCATGAAGGCTACATTAAGCTGTCAGACGGTTTAACAAAGCTGACAGACGAAGGTCGCAGTGCAAGCATTCATAATTATAACTCACTTTTCTCAAAATAA
- a CDS encoding MerR family transcriptional regulator — protein sequence MDYSIKQVSEKTNLKAHVLRYYEREGLLPFVKRSESGIRHYSEDDLEWLGLICCLKNTGMSIKQIKDFVKLSMEGEVTLKQRCDMLQEHKKNVEEKLEEMQKHLLKVSHKIEYFTSQYQKYSAATSSKS from the coding sequence ATGGACTATTCTATCAAGCAAGTATCGGAAAAAACAAATTTAAAGGCGCATGTCTTACGCTATTATGAAAGAGAAGGCTTACTGCCCTTCGTAAAACGAAGCGAAAGCGGGATACGGCACTATTCGGAGGATGATCTGGAATGGCTCGGATTAATCTGCTGCCTGAAGAATACCGGTATGTCCATAAAGCAAATAAAAGATTTTGTCAAGCTGAGTATGGAAGGCGAAGTCACTTTAAAGCAGCGATGTGATATGCTGCAGGAACACAAAAAAAATGTAGAGGAAAAATTGGAGGAAATGCAAAAGCATTTACTGAAGGTTTCTCATAAGATCGAATATTTTACTTCTCAATATCAAAAATACAGCGCCGCTACTTCTTCTAAGTCATAA
- a CDS encoding transposase — protein MAFHTNSSQQYSLTDITNTLTTREKKAMENSWAKIFAEEIFPFIDEGRFHVLYSTRTQCRSNTPVNICVGALIIKELFQISDDEVVENLMLDPRYQYALHTTSYEEQPLSDKTLSRFRKRCYDYESAYGTNLMHECVADLSSKIAKMMNINPRMKRMDSLMIEANIKNLSRAELLYTCVAKLVAYIHKENRNDILEGLEHYYNPNDFNQTFYYNDSTGTDERIHSILCDAEKLLELCNSDYDEITEYQLLIRCLSEQTVVQNSVRKLRNKEDGGFSSSMLQNPADPDATYREKAGKKHRGYVANFEESVGENGSVVTDYQFEPNTYSDSQFLKDHLQQTESQKETTILITDGAYSGAENTSLAAAKNIRLVTTDLTGKEVPDIYADFEMNKEGTRILKCPAGYSPKSCCCSSSNGHVHASFIKELCLGCPHKDECRVKVYKNVCSVDLSATAQYRAKTRRYMKTDEFKAFARLRNGVETIPSILRSQYQVDRMAVRGKIRSGFFFGCKIAALNVRKLLTFRNGLGHYAQNPLLAS, from the coding sequence ATGGCATTCCATACCAATAGTTCACAACAATACTCGTTAACAGATATCACAAATACATTAACAACTCGTGAGAAAAAAGCAATGGAAAACTCATGGGCTAAAATCTTTGCGGAAGAGATTTTTCCCTTTATAGATGAAGGACGTTTTCATGTGCTTTACTCAACCAGAACCCAATGTCGATCCAATACACCAGTGAATATCTGCGTAGGCGCACTTATTATTAAAGAACTGTTCCAAATTTCCGACGATGAAGTTGTAGAAAATCTAATGCTTGACCCAAGATATCAGTATGCATTGCATACCACCAGTTATGAAGAACAGCCTCTAAGTGATAAAACACTTTCTCGTTTTAGAAAACGCTGCTATGATTACGAGTCTGCTTATGGAACGAACTTAATGCATGAATGCGTAGCAGACTTAAGCAGTAAGATTGCTAAGATGATGAATATAAATCCCCGCATGAAGCGAATGGATTCTCTGATGATTGAAGCAAACATCAAAAACCTTAGCCGTGCAGAGCTACTTTATACCTGTGTAGCAAAACTTGTAGCATACATTCACAAGGAAAACAGAAATGATATACTGGAAGGTTTGGAGCATTACTATAATCCAAATGATTTCAACCAAACATTTTACTACAATGACAGCACTGGGACGGACGAGCGCATCCATTCTATTCTCTGTGATGCAGAAAAACTATTGGAGTTATGCAATTCTGACTATGATGAGATTACGGAGTATCAACTTTTAATAAGATGCCTTTCTGAACAAACAGTCGTTCAGAATTCAGTAAGAAAGCTTCGTAACAAAGAAGATGGTGGATTTTCTTCATCCATGCTTCAAAATCCAGCTGATCCAGATGCAACCTATCGTGAAAAAGCTGGTAAGAAACATCGGGGCTATGTGGCAAATTTCGAAGAATCAGTCGGTGAAAACGGTTCTGTAGTTACGGATTATCAATTCGAACCCAATACTTATAGTGACAGTCAGTTTCTCAAAGATCATTTACAACAAACAGAATCACAAAAGGAAACTACAATCCTTATTACAGATGGCGCGTATAGTGGAGCAGAGAACACAAGTCTGGCAGCCGCTAAAAATATCCGATTGGTTACCACTGATTTAACCGGAAAAGAGGTACCAGATATTTATGCTGATTTCGAAATGAATAAAGAAGGCACCCGAATCCTGAAATGTCCGGCTGGATATTCTCCGAAAAGCTGCTGCTGTTCTAGTAGCAATGGGCATGTGCATGCATCCTTTATAAAGGAACTCTGTCTAGGCTGTCCGCATAAGGATGAATGTAGAGTTAAAGTATATAAAAATGTCTGTTCAGTGGACCTATCTGCTACCGCACAATATCGTGCCAAAACACGACGTTACATGAAAACTGACGAATTCAAGGCATTCGCTCGACTACGCAACGGGGTTGAGACCATTCCTTCTATTTTGAGAAGTCAGTATCAGGTAGATCGTATGGCTGTCCGTGGAAAAATCCGGAGTGGATTTTTCTTTGGATGCAAAATTGCAGCATTGAATGTACGTAAGCTATTGACTTTCCGAAATGGCTTGGGACATTATGCGCAAAATCCATTGTTAGCCAGTTAA
- a CDS encoding metal ABC transporter permease: MNSVIALFSDYTFQTVALGSALLGLISGVLGSFAVLRKQSLLGDGISHSALPGVVMAFVLLGSKNTEILLLGALISGLLATLFIVSIVRYTRVKFDSALALVMSVFFGLGLVMLTYVQKIPNSNQAGLKRFIFGQASTLLQRDILLMVICGLLLLTLVLLFWKEFKLFTFDADFAQSLGFSPKRLNLLLSFMIVLAIIIGLQAVGVILMSAMLITPAVAARQWTNKLWIMVMLSALFGAVSGVIGTAASSLVPKLPTGPAIVICISTIVVISVLFAPGRGILHRIYVRRRNRILYKLEGGKPDVPSN, from the coding sequence ATGAACAGTGTAATTGCTTTGTTTTCAGACTATACCTTTCAAACGGTCGCTCTGGGTTCCGCTCTTTTGGGACTGATCAGCGGAGTGTTGGGCAGCTTTGCAGTCTTGAGAAAGCAGAGCCTTTTGGGAGACGGGATATCGCATTCTGCGCTGCCCGGTGTGGTCATGGCTTTTGTTCTATTGGGAAGCAAAAATACGGAAATTCTGCTGTTAGGCGCTCTTATTTCCGGTCTGCTGGCAACGCTGTTCATTGTCAGCATTGTGAGATATACCCGTGTGAAGTTTGACAGCGCCCTCGCTCTGGTCATGTCTGTCTTTTTCGGATTGGGCCTGGTAATGCTCACCTATGTACAGAAGATTCCTAACTCCAACCAAGCCGGACTCAAACGCTTTATTTTCGGGCAGGCATCCACACTTTTGCAGCGGGATATCCTCCTGATGGTAATCTGCGGCCTGCTGCTTCTGACACTGGTACTTTTGTTCTGGAAGGAATTCAAGCTCTTTACCTTTGATGCCGATTTTGCCCAGAGTCTTGGCTTTTCACCCAAAAGGCTGAATCTGCTGCTGTCGTTTATGATCGTACTGGCAATCATTATAGGATTGCAGGCTGTAGGCGTGATCCTTATGAGTGCCATGCTGATCACCCCCGCCGTTGCCGCCCGTCAGTGGACGAATAAACTGTGGATCATGGTAATGCTCTCAGCGCTGTTCGGAGCCGTATCGGGCGTTATCGGTACTGCTGCCAGTTCTCTCGTGCCAAAGCTGCCCACGGGCCCGGCTATCGTGATTTGTATCAGCACCATAGTAGTCATCAGCGTCCTGTTTGCACCGGGCAGAGGGATACTGCACCGGATTTATGTGCGAAGGAGAAATAGAATTTTGTATAAACTGGAAGGAGGTAAGCCGGATGTCCCCTCAAATTGA
- a CDS encoding metal-dependent transcriptional regulator has translation MTPNKEDYLKTIYKLGGMEELVNNKQIAETLQIAPASVTEMLGKLKREGLIHYEPYKGSRLTAEGMSAAISLVRGHRLWEVFLMRHLGYTWSEAHEDAELLEHITPSRLTSRLDKFLNYPAYCPHGSEIPHSDGEIHHHPLQTLDLLPVGTVSHIRRVTEEKELLDYLQEAGITIGSPVRIVEAAAYEGPLTLDLDGKHVQISYKAARQIYIDRTED, from the coding sequence ATGACACCAAATAAAGAGGATTATTTAAAAACCATTTATAAACTTGGCGGAATGGAGGAGTTAGTGAACAATAAGCAGATTGCGGAAACCTTGCAGATCGCGCCTGCCTCCGTTACGGAGATGCTCGGCAAGCTGAAGCGGGAAGGGCTTATTCATTATGAGCCCTATAAGGGTTCCCGTCTGACAGCGGAAGGAATGAGCGCTGCTATTTCACTGGTGCGCGGGCACCGGCTCTGGGAGGTATTTCTGATGCGCCATCTTGGTTATACATGGAGTGAGGCTCATGAAGATGCGGAGCTGCTGGAGCACATTACGCCTTCCCGCCTGACTTCCCGGCTGGATAAATTCTTGAATTATCCGGCGTACTGCCCACATGGCAGCGAGATTCCTCATTCTGACGGCGAGATCCACCACCACCCTCTGCAGACCCTGGATCTGCTTCCCGTCGGTACCGTCTCTCATATCCGGCGTGTAACAGAGGAAAAGGAATTGCTGGACTATTTACAGGAAGCAGGTATCACCATAGGGAGCCCCGTTCGCATTGTAGAGGCTGCCGCATATGAAGGACCGCTTACCCTTGATCTGGACGGAAAACACGTTCAGATTAGTTACAAAGCCGCCCGTCAAATCTATATAGACCGGACGGAAGATTGA
- a CDS encoding metal ABC transporter ATP-binding protein, with protein MKIQQNYAVEVEDLTVAYDAKPVLWDIDLKIPKGKLMAVIGPNGAGKTTLIKAMLGLLKPVTGAVHFLDGNGGIRTLKNQIGYVPQSGSVDWDFPATVQDVVLMGCYGKLGWIRRPRKSDIELTKQTLAKVGMQDYASRQISQLSGGQQQRVFLARALAQEAEVYFMDEPFKGVDAQTEKAIVALLKELKDQGKTVVVVHHDLQTVPDYFDWVTLINLRVVASGPVEEVFHEENLKKTYHNCAALLRSVV; from the coding sequence ATGAAAATACAACAAAATTATGCAGTGGAGGTAGAGGACCTTACGGTAGCTTATGACGCCAAGCCGGTGCTTTGGGATATCGACTTGAAGATCCCAAAAGGCAAATTGATGGCAGTAATAGGCCCTAACGGAGCAGGTAAGACGACCTTGATAAAAGCTATGCTGGGACTTTTGAAGCCGGTTACCGGAGCGGTTCACTTTCTTGACGGAAACGGCGGTATACGGACCCTGAAAAACCAGATTGGTTATGTGCCTCAAAGCGGCAGTGTAGACTGGGATTTCCCGGCTACGGTACAGGATGTTGTCCTGATGGGATGCTACGGCAAGCTGGGATGGATTCGCCGCCCCCGCAAATCAGATATAGAACTGACAAAACAAACACTGGCAAAGGTAGGCATGCAGGATTATGCTTCCAGGCAAATCAGCCAGCTCTCCGGCGGTCAGCAGCAGCGAGTATTTCTCGCCCGTGCTTTAGCCCAGGAGGCTGAAGTCTACTTTATGGATGAACCTTTTAAGGGTGTTGATGCCCAAACGGAAAAGGCCATCGTTGCCCTTCTAAAGGAGTTGAAAGATCAAGGCAAAACCGTAGTGGTTGTCCACCATGATTTACAGACGGTTCCGGATTATTTCGACTGGGTAACCCTGATCAATCTTCGCGTAGTTGCAAGCGGACCTGTGGAGGAGGTATTCCATGAAGAAAATCTGAAGAAAACCTATCACAACTGCGCCGCTCTTCTAAGGAGTGTGGTGTGA